Proteins encoded by one window of Aerosakkonema funiforme FACHB-1375:
- a CDS encoding tetratricopeptide repeat protein, whose amino-acid sequence MAACQEQANALDKQGDTYRRLGKYQQAIECYRQVLEIKREMGDRPGIAFCLQKLWLCNVWLQNDEEAFFCFMQLQEIHREMSASIEEIDFYF is encoded by the coding sequence ATGGCTGCTTGCCAAGAACAAGCTAATGCTTTAGACAAACAAGGCGATACTTACCGTCGCTTGGGAAAATATCAACAAGCGATCGAGTGCTATCGACAGGTCTTGGAAATTAAACGCGAAATGGGCGATCGTCCCGGTATAGCCTTCTGCCTGCAAAAGCTGTGGTTGTGTAACGTTTGGCTGCAAAACGACGAAGAAGCGTTTTTTTGCTTTATGCAGTTACAGGAAATTCACCGAGAAATGAGCGCCAGCATAGAAGAAATAGATTTTTATTTCTAA
- the panB gene encoding 3-methyl-2-oxobutanoate hydroxymethyltransferase, giving the protein MAVTTQQLIQWKRQGRLIVTLTAWDYAIAQLLDAAGVDVILVGDSLAMVALGYETTLPLTLDETIHHAKAVRRGVQKALVVCDLPFLSYQESPQQAMHSAGRILKESGAQAVKLEGGYPTIAQTVSFLVQAGIPVLGHVGLTPQSVHKLGYRQQGKTPEAGERILQEAIALEEAGAFAVVLEHIPAELALQITQKLSIPTIGIGAGPHCDGQVLVTADLLGLSQKQPPFAKSYVNLREIITQAVENFGTEVKEGKFPDLTS; this is encoded by the coding sequence ATGGCAGTCACAACCCAACAATTAATCCAATGGAAACGCCAAGGTCGTTTAATTGTGACCCTAACAGCTTGGGATTATGCGATCGCACAGCTGTTGGATGCTGCTGGCGTTGATGTTATCCTGGTTGGCGATTCTTTGGCAATGGTCGCATTGGGTTACGAAACTACCCTGCCGCTGACGCTGGATGAAACGATCCATCACGCCAAGGCGGTGCGTCGAGGCGTACAGAAAGCTTTAGTAGTTTGCGATCTGCCGTTTTTGAGTTATCAAGAAAGTCCTCAGCAAGCAATGCACTCAGCTGGTAGGATACTGAAAGAATCGGGCGCTCAAGCGGTAAAATTGGAGGGCGGATATCCGACGATCGCGCAAACAGTTTCTTTTTTGGTACAAGCGGGAATTCCGGTACTCGGTCATGTAGGTTTAACGCCGCAATCGGTGCATAAGTTGGGTTATCGTCAGCAAGGGAAGACGCCGGAAGCTGGAGAGAGAATTTTACAAGAAGCGATCGCACTTGAAGAAGCAGGTGCATTTGCGGTAGTCTTGGAGCATATTCCAGCTGAGTTGGCATTGCAAATTACCCAAAAACTCTCAATTCCTACAATTGGAATTGGCGCTGGCCCTCACTGTGACGGTCAGGTTTTAGTTACTGCAGATTTGTTAGGACTTTCTCAAAAACAGCCGCCTTTTGCGAAATCTTATGTTAATTTGCGGGAAATTATTACGCAAGCGGTGGAAAATTTTGGTACGGAAGTCAAAGAGGGGAAATTTCCCGATTTAACTAGCTAA
- the clpP gene encoding ATP-dependent Clp endopeptidase proteolytic subunit ClpP produces MIPTVIEQSGRGERAFDIYSRLLRERIIFLGRQIDSDLANLIVAQLLFLDSEDPEKDIYIYINSPGGSVTAGMGIYDTIKQVRPDVCTICTGLAASMGAFLLSAGTKGKRMSLPHSRIMIHQPLGGAQGQATDIEIQAKEILYHKRRLNEMLAEHTGQPLSRIEEDTERDFFMSAKEAMEYGLIDQVIDRTAAGSKPVAVA; encoded by the coding sequence ATGATACCTACAGTTATTGAACAGTCTGGGCGCGGCGAACGCGCTTTTGATATCTACTCCCGACTTCTGCGGGAGCGGATTATCTTCTTAGGGAGACAAATTGACTCAGATCTCGCCAACCTGATCGTTGCTCAGCTGCTCTTTTTAGACTCGGAAGACCCGGAAAAAGATATCTACATATATATCAACTCACCGGGCGGTTCGGTAACGGCAGGTATGGGCATTTATGACACGATCAAACAAGTTCGCCCCGATGTCTGCACCATTTGTACCGGACTGGCAGCTAGTATGGGCGCATTTCTCCTCAGCGCCGGTACGAAAGGCAAACGGATGAGTCTACCCCATTCTCGGATTATGATTCACCAGCCGCTGGGTGGCGCTCAGGGGCAAGCAACGGATATCGAGATTCAGGCAAAGGAAATTTTATACCACAAGCGACGCCTGAATGAAATGCTGGCAGAACACACAGGTCAGCCCCTAAGTCGGATCGAGGAAGATACCGAGCGGGATTTCTTTATGTCAGCTAAAGAAGCGATGGAATACGGTTTGATCGACCAAGTGATCGATCGCACCGCCGCCGGTAGCAAACCTGTAGCTGTCGCCTAA